A region from the Paenibacillus humicola genome encodes:
- the hisD gene encoding histidinol dehydrogenase codes for MRVLRAEQFGLTREVDYGTPEQNEAVREIVEAVRTEGDAAVLRYTERHDRVKLDAAALRVAESEIAAAYDKVDAEFLAAIRAAAANIRTFHERQSRQSWVDVQPDGTMLGQILRPLRRVGVYVPGGKAAYPSSVLMNVIPAQVAGVPEIVMVTPPATGGTEGIDPYILVAAAEAGVKEMYRVGGAQAVAALAYGTATIPPVDKICGPGNIYVALAKRAVFGAVSIDSIAGPSEIVVLADETADPAYVAADLLSQAEHDEMASAILVTTSQALGEAVDAEVERQLAALPRAAIARASIDSNGAVLLAESLDEAIAAVNRIAPEHLEVMTADPMIVLGRIENAGAIFIGPYSSEPVGDYFAGPNHILPTNGTARFSSPVNVDDFLKKSSLIHYSKDALLANGRQIMTLARHEGLEAHARAIEIRLEREGK; via the coding sequence ATGCGAGTGCTGCGTGCGGAGCAGTTTGGGTTGACGCGCGAGGTGGACTATGGGACACCGGAGCAGAATGAAGCGGTCCGGGAGATCGTCGAGGCGGTCCGGACCGAAGGGGATGCGGCCGTGCTGCGCTATACGGAGCGGCACGACCGGGTGAAGCTGGACGCCGCGGCGCTGCGCGTGGCGGAAAGCGAGATTGCGGCGGCCTACGACAAGGTGGACGCCGAATTCCTCGCCGCCATCCGCGCGGCGGCGGCGAATATCCGTACCTTCCACGAACGGCAGTCGCGCCAGTCGTGGGTGGACGTGCAGCCGGACGGCACCATGCTCGGCCAGATTTTACGGCCGCTGCGGCGCGTCGGCGTCTATGTGCCGGGCGGGAAGGCGGCTTACCCGTCTTCGGTGCTGATGAACGTCATTCCGGCGCAGGTGGCCGGCGTGCCGGAAATCGTCATGGTGACGCCGCCGGCGACGGGCGGCACGGAAGGCATCGACCCGTACATTCTCGTCGCCGCCGCCGAAGCGGGCGTGAAGGAGATGTACCGGGTCGGCGGGGCGCAGGCCGTCGCTGCGCTGGCCTACGGCACGGCGACAATCCCGCCGGTCGATAAAATTTGCGGCCCGGGCAATATTTACGTCGCGCTCGCCAAGCGCGCCGTGTTCGGCGCCGTGAGCATCGACAGCATTGCCGGCCCGAGCGAGATCGTCGTGCTGGCCGACGAAACGGCCGATCCGGCCTACGTGGCGGCCGACCTGCTGTCACAGGCGGAGCACGATGAAATGGCGTCGGCCATTCTCGTGACGACGTCACAGGCGCTCGGCGAAGCGGTCGACGCGGAAGTGGAGCGGCAGCTCGCCGCGCTGCCGAGGGCGGCTATCGCCCGCGCGTCGATTGACTCGAACGGCGCGGTACTGCTGGCCGAATCGCTGGACGAGGCGATCGCGGCCGTGAATCGGATCGCCCCGGAGCATCTCGAGGTGATGACCGCCGATCCGATGATCGTGCTCGGCCGGATCGAGAATGCCGGCGCGATTTTCATCGGGCCGTACAGCTCGGAGCCGGTGGGCGATTATTTCGCCGGCCCGAACCACATTTTGCCGACGAACGGCACGGCCCGCTTCTCGTCGCCGGTGAACGTCGACGACTTCCTGAAGAAGTCCAGCCTGATTCATTACAGCAAAGACGCGCTGCTGGCAAACGGCCGGCAAATTATGACGCTCGCCCGGCACGAGGGGCTGGAGGCGCATGCGCGGGCCATCGAAATCCGGCTGGAGCGGGAAGGCAAATAA
- the hisB gene encoding imidazoleglycerol-phosphate dehydratase HisB, with amino-acid sequence MADTVIRAAEVARKTNETDIKLSFAVDGTGSAELETDVPFLNHMLDLFTKHGHFDLKVKAVGDVDIDDHHTVEDIGICLGQALREALGDKRGIRRYASVFVPMDDALAQVVIDLSNRPHFEYRAQYPSSQVGSFTTELVHEFLWKLAIEARMNLHVIVHYGLNTHHMIEAVFKALGRALDEATSIDPRVQGVPSTKGVL; translated from the coding sequence ATGGCGGACACCGTCATCCGCGCCGCCGAAGTGGCGCGCAAAACGAACGAAACGGATATCAAGCTGAGCTTTGCCGTCGACGGCACGGGCAGCGCCGAGCTCGAGACGGACGTGCCTTTTCTGAACCATATGCTCGACCTGTTCACGAAGCACGGCCATTTCGACCTGAAGGTCAAGGCGGTCGGCGACGTCGATATCGACGACCACCACACGGTGGAGGACATCGGCATCTGCCTCGGGCAGGCGCTGCGCGAAGCGTTGGGCGACAAACGGGGGATCAGACGTTATGCGTCGGTGTTCGTGCCCATGGACGATGCGCTCGCCCAAGTCGTCATCGACCTGAGCAACCGGCCGCATTTCGAATACCGGGCGCAGTACCCGTCTTCGCAGGTCGGAAGCTTCACCACGGAGCTGGTGCACGAATTTTTGTGGAAGCTGGCCATCGAAGCGCGGATGAACCTGCACGTCATCGTCCATTACGGACTTAATACGCATCATATGATCGAAGCGGTGTTTAAGGCGCTCGGACGGGCGCTGGACGAAGCGACAAGCATCGACCCGCGCGTGCAAGGAGTGCCTTCGACGAAGGGAGTGCTGTAG
- the hisH gene encoding imidazole glycerol phosphate synthase subunit HisH produces the protein MIAIIDYGMGNLHSVGKAVGRLGYDAVVTADAGEIMKADGAILPGVGAFGDAMQNLRNTGLDQTARDYAASGRPLLGICLGMQLLFAESEEYGRHEGLSLLPGRVVRFRGGYKVPHMGWNRLEFRRPDPIFEGLAEGHVYFVHSFHAKPEHETDLLATTDYYQQVTAIVGRDNVYGMQFHPEKSGELGMSLLGNFLALTASRAKVR, from the coding sequence ATGATCGCGATCATCGATTACGGCATGGGCAATTTGCACAGCGTCGGCAAAGCGGTCGGCCGTCTCGGTTACGACGCGGTCGTGACGGCGGACGCCGGGGAGATTATGAAGGCGGACGGCGCGATTTTGCCCGGTGTCGGCGCTTTTGGCGATGCGATGCAAAATCTGCGGAATACCGGGCTGGACCAAACGGCCCGCGATTACGCGGCTTCCGGCAGGCCGCTGCTCGGCATTTGCCTCGGCATGCAGCTGCTGTTCGCCGAAAGCGAGGAGTACGGGCGGCATGAAGGGCTGTCGCTGCTGCCGGGCAGGGTGGTTCGCTTCCGCGGCGGCTACAAGGTGCCGCACATGGGCTGGAACCGGCTCGAGTTCCGGCGGCCGGACCCGATTTTCGAAGGCCTCGCGGAAGGGCACGTTTACTTCGTGCACTCGTTCCATGCGAAGCCGGAGCACGAAACGGACCTGCTCGCCACGACCGACTATTACCAGCAGGTGACGGCGATCGTAGGGCGGGACAACGTGTACGGCATGCAGTTTCATCCGGAAAAAAGCGGCGAGCTCGGCATGTCGCTGCTCGGCAATTTCCTGGCGCTCACGGCCTCCCGGGCCAAGGTGCGCTAA
- the hisF gene encoding imidazole glycerol phosphate synthase subunit HisF yields the protein MLAKRIIPCLDVKEGRVVKGVNFVNLRDAGDPVELAATYDREGADELVFLDISASVEGRATMVEVVKRTAGEITIPFTVGGGISQVDDMKRLLRAGADKIGINTAAVVNPPLISEGARKFGSQCVVVAIDARYNEGWGEWEVYTHGGRKPTGIRALEWAKEAERLGAGEILLTSMDADGTKDGFDLKLTRAVSDALGIPVIASGGAGKVGDFYDVFEQGRADAGLAATIFHYKEMTIREVKDDLRQKGVEVR from the coding sequence ATGCTGGCCAAACGGATCATCCCCTGTCTCGACGTCAAGGAAGGCCGGGTCGTCAAAGGCGTCAATTTCGTCAATCTGCGCGATGCAGGCGATCCGGTAGAGCTCGCGGCCACTTATGACCGGGAAGGCGCGGACGAGCTGGTGTTTCTCGATATTTCGGCCTCGGTTGAAGGGCGCGCCACGATGGTCGAGGTCGTCAAGCGGACGGCCGGCGAAATCACGATTCCCTTCACGGTCGGCGGCGGCATCTCGCAGGTTGACGACATGAAAAGGCTGCTGCGCGCAGGCGCCGACAAAATCGGCATCAATACGGCTGCGGTCGTCAATCCGCCGCTCATCTCGGAGGGCGCCCGCAAATTCGGCTCCCAATGCGTCGTCGTTGCCATTGACGCCAGGTACAACGAAGGCTGGGGCGAATGGGAAGTGTATACCCACGGCGGGCGCAAGCCGACCGGCATTAGAGCGCTGGAATGGGCGAAGGAAGCGGAGCGGCTCGGCGCCGGCGAAATTTTGCTGACAAGCATGGACGCGGACGGCACGAAGGACGGCTTCGATCTGAAGCTGACGCGGGCCGTTTCGGACGCGCTCGGCATTCCGGTCATCGCCTCCGGCGGGGCCGGGAAGGTCGGCGATTTTTACGATGTGTTCGAGCAGGGCCGTGCGGACGCGGGGCTTGCGGCCACCATTTTTCACTATAAAGAGATGACGATCCGCGAAGTGAAGGACGATTTGCGGCAGAAAGGAGTCGAGGTTCGATGA
- the hisIE gene encoding bifunctional phosphoribosyl-AMP cyclohydrolase/phosphoribosyl-ATP diphosphatase HisIE — protein MSGNALETAFESIKWNEAGLVPAIVQDAVSKEVLMLAYMNRQSLAKSVESGETWFWSRSRGELWHKGATSGHIQRIVSMQYDCDGDTLLVRVEQQGPACHTGAYSCFHHTIAGDAESAAGSDRFAMLSRLETIISQRYAERPEGAYTTYLFEKGVDKILKKVGEETAEVIIAAKNKDNDELRCETSDLIFHLMVLLRDRGLSLDEVMAELGKRHAQKSQASS, from the coding sequence ATGAGCGGCAACGCATTGGAAACGGCCTTCGAGTCGATCAAATGGAATGAGGCGGGCCTGGTCCCCGCCATCGTGCAGGACGCAGTCAGCAAAGAAGTGCTCATGCTGGCCTACATGAACCGCCAGTCGCTGGCGAAGTCGGTTGAGTCGGGCGAAACATGGTTCTGGAGCCGTTCGCGCGGCGAGCTGTGGCATAAAGGAGCGACGAGCGGCCATATCCAGCGTATCGTCTCGATGCAGTACGATTGCGACGGAGATACGCTGCTGGTGCGCGTGGAGCAGCAGGGGCCGGCCTGCCATACGGGAGCTTATTCCTGCTTCCATCACACGATTGCAGGCGACGCGGAAAGCGCCGCCGGGTCCGACCGGTTCGCCATGCTGAGCCGGCTGGAGACGATCATTTCGCAGCGGTATGCGGAGCGGCCGGAAGGCGCGTATACGACCTATCTGTTCGAGAAAGGCGTCGACAAAATTTTGAAAAAGGTCGGCGAGGAAACGGCGGAGGTCATCATTGCGGCCAAAAACAAGGACAACGACGAGCTCCGCTGCGAGACGAGCGACCTGATTTTCCACCTGATGGTGCTGCTTCGCGATCGCGGGCTGTCGCTGGACGAAGTGATGGCCGAGCTCGGCAAACGCCACGCTCAAAAGTCGCAGGCGTCCTCCTAA
- a CDS encoding ribose-phosphate diphosphokinase, with product MFSDKLRIFSGSSNPKLAERICAELGLPLGRIKVSRFKSGEIYVHYEETIRNCDVFLVQSFSHPINDHFVELLVMIDAAKRASARTINIIVPYYGYARQERKAAPREPISAKMVADVLTTVGATRVITIDLHAPAIQGFFNIPVDHLTGLDLIEDYLKTKKITNPVVVSPDAGRASTAEKLANYLDAPFAIMIKKRPAHNESVITHVIGEVEGATPIIIEDLIDTGTTIVNVVESLKERGSEDVYVCATHPLFSGPALQRLDHPNIKEVVVTDSISLPDNRSERFKVLSVAPILAETIRIIIEGGSISTLFKNAGV from the coding sequence ATGTTTAGCGACAAGCTGCGTATTTTCTCGGGTTCCTCGAATCCGAAGCTGGCTGAGCGCATCTGCGCCGAACTCGGACTGCCGCTCGGCCGAATCAAAGTGTCCCGTTTCAAAAGCGGCGAAATTTACGTGCATTACGAGGAAACGATCCGCAATTGCGACGTGTTTCTCGTACAATCGTTTTCGCACCCGATCAACGACCATTTTGTCGAGCTGCTCGTCATGATCGACGCCGCTAAACGCGCCTCGGCCCGAACGATCAACATCATCGTCCCTTACTACGGTTATGCGCGGCAGGAACGCAAAGCGGCGCCCCGCGAACCGATTTCGGCGAAAATGGTGGCGGACGTCCTGACGACGGTCGGCGCGACGCGCGTGATTACGATCGATCTGCATGCGCCTGCGATTCAAGGCTTCTTCAACATTCCGGTGGACCACCTGACCGGTCTCGATTTGATCGAGGACTACTTGAAGACCAAGAAGATTACGAATCCGGTCGTCGTATCGCCGGACGCCGGACGCGCTTCGACCGCCGAGAAGCTGGCCAACTACCTGGATGCCCCGTTCGCGATCATGATCAAGAAACGGCCGGCGCATAACGAGTCGGTCATCACGCACGTGATCGGGGAAGTGGAAGGCGCGACGCCGATCATCATCGAGGACCTCATCGATACGGGCACGACGATTGTCAATGTCGTGGAAAGCCTGAAAGAACGCGGCTCCGAGGATGTCTATGTATGTGCCACGCATCCGCTGTTTTCCGGACCCGCTTTGCAGCGATTGGACCACCCCAATATAAAAGAAGTTGTCGTCACCGACTCGATCTCGCTCCCGGACAACCGGTCCGAGCGGTTCAAGGTGCTGTCGGTCGCACCGATTTTGGCGGAGACGATCCGCATCATTATCGAAGGCGGTTCCATCAGCACGCTGTTCAAAAACGCAGGCGTTTAG
- a CDS encoding tetratricopeptide repeat protein: MKEKKRAAAGRKTNVIPVQWDATFFFERAVQSLDRYHYDKALKYFRRAVEYEPDNPVNHCNMAGILSEMGDYGESNRILRMIVEELDPTMTECHFYMANNYANLEQYEAAEEALIRYLEEDEEGQFLDEAEEMMELLHFELERPPRLGFIKAREGFYEHDRARSMLEEGKFVEAVRLLESIVEKNGDFLAARNNLALAYYYMGRFEQAMATIKEVLGMEPGNLHAMCNLAIFHQHAGDREELDPLVALLRKTVPFHQEHVFKLATTMGILGEHGDAYRHFVRLLKDGSLRYDPCLYHYTAVAACNIGRLDEAQRMWQQAAKLDPDSNVPGYYLEQLTRFRSGDDPVPTSYHYHLPFEEQFKLWEKTSDTMPDHLKRDPLVRSSFFWALRHGDRQTKLQVIQALGMIADGEVKDALKAFILEPQEEDYLKRMAIFVLRSIGVHESLPAMLEGRETVIEHSRMPSRLPVWDDKWQAVLEAALLRMNKHYDLVQQHDLLTLWIEFLSRVYPDVPRLGKVEGWAAALEYLTAKMHRRAISYHEVSVRYGTSIATVSKCAKRIDEICGIKEKMKLIFPALADRHRD, translated from the coding sequence ATGAAAGAGAAGAAACGTGCGGCCGCCGGCCGTAAAACGAACGTCATTCCGGTTCAATGGGATGCCACGTTCTTTTTCGAGCGAGCCGTTCAGTCGCTGGATCGTTATCATTACGACAAGGCACTGAAATATTTCCGGCGGGCCGTGGAATACGAGCCTGACAATCCCGTCAACCACTGCAATATGGCCGGCATCCTGTCGGAAATGGGGGATTACGGGGAATCGAACCGCATCCTTCGCATGATCGTCGAAGAGCTGGACCCGACGATGACAGAATGCCATTTTTATATGGCGAACAATTACGCCAACCTGGAGCAGTACGAGGCTGCGGAAGAAGCGCTGATCCGGTATTTGGAAGAGGACGAGGAAGGGCAGTTTTTGGACGAGGCCGAAGAAATGATGGAGCTGCTTCATTTCGAGCTGGAGCGCCCGCCCCGCCTCGGTTTCATTAAAGCGCGGGAAGGCTTTTACGAGCACGACCGCGCGCGTTCGATGCTCGAGGAAGGGAAATTTGTCGAGGCCGTCCGCCTGCTGGAGAGCATCGTCGAGAAGAACGGAGACTTCCTCGCGGCGCGCAACAACCTGGCGCTGGCCTATTATTATATGGGCAGATTTGAGCAAGCGATGGCCACGATCAAGGAAGTGCTCGGGATGGAACCGGGCAATTTGCATGCCATGTGCAACCTCGCGATTTTTCACCAGCATGCCGGCGACCGGGAAGAGCTGGATCCGCTCGTCGCGCTTCTCCGCAAGACGGTTCCTTTCCACCAGGAGCATGTATTCAAGCTCGCCACGACGATGGGCATTCTCGGCGAACACGGCGATGCGTACCGCCATTTCGTCCGTCTGCTGAAGGACGGCTCGCTGAGGTACGACCCCTGCCTGTATCATTATACGGCGGTCGCCGCCTGCAACATCGGCAGGCTCGACGAAGCGCAGCGGATGTGGCAGCAGGCGGCGAAGCTCGATCCCGACTCGAATGTGCCCGGCTATTACCTGGAGCAGCTGACACGCTTCCGCAGCGGCGATGACCCGGTGCCGACGAGCTACCATTACCATCTGCCGTTCGAGGAGCAGTTCAAGCTGTGGGAAAAAACGAGCGACACGATGCCCGATCATTTGAAGCGGGACCCGCTGGTCCGCTCCTCTTTCTTCTGGGCGCTGCGGCACGGCGACCGCCAGACCAAGCTTCAGGTCATCCAGGCGCTCGGCATGATCGCCGACGGCGAGGTGAAGGACGCGCTGAAGGCCTTTATTTTGGAGCCTCAAGAGGAAGACTATTTGAAGCGGATGGCGATTTTCGTTCTGCGTTCGATCGGCGTGCACGAGTCGCTGCCCGCCATGCTCGAAGGACGGGAGACCGTAATTGAGCACAGCCGGATGCCATCGCGTCTTCCCGTATGGGACGACAAGTGGCAGGCGGTGCTGGAAGCGGCGCTGCTGCGAATGAACAAGCATTACGATCTCGTGCAGCAGCATGACCTGCTGACGCTCTGGATCGAGTTTCTGTCCCGCGTCTATCCCGATGTGCCGAGGCTCGGCAAGGTCGAGGGCTGGGCGGCTGCGCTCGAATACTTAACGGCGAAAATGCACCGCAGGGCGATCTCGTATCACGAGGTATCCGTACGATACGGGACGTCGATCGCTACGGTGAGCAAATGCGCCAAGCGCATTGACGAGATATGCGGCATTAAAGAGAAAATGAAGCTTATTTTTCCCGCGCTTGCGGACCGGCACCGCGATTAG
- the trxB gene encoding thioredoxin-disulfide reductase produces the protein MYKSIIIGTGPAGLTAAIYLARANMNPLVIEGPEPGGQLTTTTDVENFPGFPEGIMGPDLMANMRKQAERFGAEFRTGWVNSVDTSKRPFTLQVEGQGELQAESLIISTGASAKYLGIPNERENVGRGVSTCATCDGFFFRGKKIIVVGGGDSAMEEASFLTKFATEVVVVHRREEMRASKIMQDRARENEKISWALNRTPLEVIAGEQGVTGLKVKNNETGEDEVIETNGIFVAIGHTPNTKFLGGQLETDETGYLIVKPGTAETNIPGIFACGDVQDHKYRQAITAAGSGCMAALDCEKFIEGNPVHDWSQAL, from the coding sequence ATGTACAAATCGATTATAATCGGAACGGGCCCTGCCGGGCTCACGGCGGCCATTTATCTGGCGCGCGCCAATATGAATCCGCTGGTGATCGAAGGTCCCGAGCCGGGCGGACAGCTGACGACGACGACCGATGTCGAGAACTTCCCGGGCTTCCCGGAAGGCATCATGGGTCCGGATCTGATGGCCAACATGCGCAAGCAAGCCGAGCGGTTCGGCGCGGAATTCCGCACCGGCTGGGTCAACTCGGTCGATACCTCGAAGCGTCCGTTTACGCTGCAGGTGGAAGGCCAGGGCGAGCTTCAGGCCGAATCGCTTATTATTTCTACCGGCGCATCGGCGAAATACCTCGGCATTCCGAACGAGCGGGAAAATGTCGGCCGGGGCGTCAGCACCTGCGCAACGTGCGACGGCTTCTTTTTCCGCGGTAAAAAAATTATCGTGGTCGGCGGGGGCGACTCGGCGATGGAAGAAGCGAGCTTCCTGACGAAGTTCGCGACCGAGGTCGTCGTCGTGCACCGGCGCGAAGAGATGCGCGCCTCGAAAATCATGCAGGACCGCGCGCGGGAGAACGAAAAAATCAGCTGGGCGCTTAACCGTACGCCGCTCGAGGTCATTGCGGGCGAGCAGGGCGTGACGGGCCTGAAGGTGAAAAACAACGAGACCGGCGAAGATGAGGTTATTGAAACGAACGGGATTTTCGTCGCGATCGGCCATACGCCGAATACCAAATTTCTCGGCGGACAGCTTGAGACGGACGAGACCGGTTATCTGATCGTCAAGCCGGGCACGGCGGAGACGAATATTCCCGGCATTTTCGCCTGCGGCGACGTGCAGGATCACAAGTACCGCCAGGCGATCACGGCGGCCGGGAGCGGCTGCATGGCGGCGCTCGATTGCGAGAAGTTCATCGAAGGGAATCCGGTCCACGATTGGAGCCAAGCGCTCTAA
- a CDS encoding ROK family glucokinase: MSDKIVVGVDIGGTTIKVGLCSAEGELLRTYEGPTEVDKGSVQVCQNIADYARLIVEESDFEWEQVEGVGVGIAGFLDIPNGIVKFSPNLHFKDVHLKDFLEEKLQKKVLVNNDANVAALGEAWAGAGRGVMHCVCYTLGTGVGGGIIIGGKIVEGYAGMAGELGHMSVVPDLEAIQCGCGKMGCLESVSSATGIIRMAKDAVERGDRTSLSFVEQIMAKDVFDAAKAGDEVAARIVTRAAFYLGKSMATVAVVLNPQRFIIGGGVSRAGEFLFEQIREVFHKFTPENTQEGVEIVPAILGNNAGVVGAAGLIIRA; the protein is encoded by the coding sequence ATGTCTGATAAAATCGTTGTTGGCGTCGATATCGGCGGAACGACCATTAAAGTCGGCCTTTGCAGCGCCGAAGGCGAGCTCCTGAGAACGTACGAAGGACCGACCGAGGTCGATAAGGGCTCGGTTCAGGTGTGCCAAAATATTGCGGATTACGCCCGCCTCATCGTGGAGGAGTCCGATTTCGAATGGGAGCAGGTGGAAGGGGTCGGCGTCGGCATCGCCGGCTTCCTGGATATCCCGAACGGCATCGTCAAGTTCTCGCCGAACCTGCATTTCAAAGACGTGCACCTGAAGGATTTCCTGGAGGAGAAGCTGCAGAAAAAAGTATTGGTCAACAACGACGCCAACGTGGCCGCGCTGGGCGAAGCGTGGGCGGGCGCCGGCCGCGGGGTGATGCACTGCGTCTGCTATACGCTCGGCACGGGCGTCGGCGGCGGCATCATCATCGGCGGCAAAATCGTGGAGGGCTATGCCGGGATGGCGGGCGAGCTCGGGCATATGTCGGTCGTGCCGGACCTGGAAGCGATCCAATGCGGCTGCGGCAAAATGGGCTGCCTTGAGTCCGTTTCCTCGGCGACGGGCATCATTCGCATGGCGAAAGACGCCGTGGAACGCGGCGACCGGACGTCGCTCTCGTTCGTCGAGCAGATTATGGCCAAGGACGTGTTCGACGCGGCGAAAGCCGGCGATGAAGTGGCGGCGCGCATTGTGACCCGCGCGGCATTCTATCTCGGCAAGTCGATGGCAACCGTCGCAGTCGTGCTGAACCCGCAGCGGTTCATCATCGGAGGCGGCGTGTCCCGAGCCGGCGAATTCCTGTTCGAGCAGATCCGCGAGGTGTTCCACAAGTTCACGCCGGAAAACACGCAGGAAGGCGTTGAGATCGTTCCGGCGATTCTCGGCAACAATGCCGGCGTCGTCGGTGCAGCCGGCCTGATCATTCGGGCCTGA
- the rapZ gene encoding RNase adapter RapZ, which translates to MDTGMAVAKLVIITGMSGAGKTIAVQSLEDLGYFCVDNLPPVLIPKFAELIEQSNGKIGKVALVIDLRGREFFTALSESLSYVKGHFTIGYEILFLDATDSVLVQRYKESRRRHPLAPEGLPLEGIRMERRMLEDLKGWATQVIDTSSLKPAQLKERIIGRFAHTDLSTISVNIISFGFKYGIPIDADLIYDVRFLPNPHYVEQLRPHTGQNPDVYEYVMKWPETQAFLAKLVDMLQFLIPLYRKEGKSQVVIGIGCTGGKHRSVAIAEYLGRTLGSSDTELVRVSHRDADRDRH; encoded by the coding sequence ATGGATACAGGTATGGCGGTGGCAAAGCTGGTCATCATAACTGGTATGTCGGGTGCGGGAAAAACGATCGCCGTGCAGAGCCTCGAGGACCTGGGGTATTTCTGTGTCGATAATTTGCCCCCGGTGCTGATTCCGAAATTTGCCGAGCTGATCGAGCAGTCGAACGGTAAAATCGGCAAGGTGGCGCTGGTGATCGATCTGCGGGGGCGCGAGTTTTTCACCGCGCTGTCGGAATCGCTCAGCTATGTGAAGGGGCATTTCACGATCGGCTACGAAATCCTGTTTCTCGACGCCACCGACAGTGTGCTCGTGCAGCGCTACAAGGAAAGCCGCCGCCGTCATCCGCTTGCGCCCGAAGGGCTTCCGCTCGAAGGCATCCGGATGGAGCGGCGCATGCTGGAGGATTTGAAGGGCTGGGCGACGCAGGTGATCGATACGAGCAGCTTGAAGCCGGCACAGCTGAAGGAGCGGATTATCGGCCGCTTCGCTCATACCGACCTGAGCACCATCTCGGTCAACATCATCTCCTTCGGCTTCAAGTACGGCATTCCGATCGATGCGGATCTCATCTATGATGTCCGGTTTCTGCCGAATCCCCATTACGTCGAACAGCTGCGTCCGCATACCGGCCAGAACCCGGACGTATACGAATACGTCATGAAATGGCCGGAAACGCAAGCCTTTCTCGCAAAGCTGGTCGATATGCTGCAGTTTCTCATTCCGCTATACCGTAAAGAAGGCAAGAGCCAGGTTGTGATCGGCATCGGCTGCACGGGCGGCAAGCACCGGTCGGTGGCGATCGCCGAATATTTGGGACGCACGCTCGGCAGCAGCGATACGGAGCTCGTCCGCGTGAGCCATCGCGATGCCGATCGCGATCGCCATTAG
- a CDS encoding gluconeogenesis factor YvcK family protein, which translates to MAAKRKKERLPRIVVIGGGTGLSVMLRGLKEKPLDITAIVTVADDGGSSGILRSELQMPPPGDIRNVLIALADVEPLLANVLQYRFNNGTGLAGHSLGNLMLAAMTDIAGDFVTGIRQLSRVLAVRGRVLPAAGQAIILHAEMADGTIVTGESNIPKAGQAIKRVFIEPENVEPLEEAVEAIREADAILIGPGSLYTSIIPNLLVPKLAQSIVESDAVKLFICNVMTQPGETDDYSVGDHLKAVHAHVGHHLFDYIIVNNGEIPPQVQLKYAEKGAKAVHLDLEEVESRGYKVIADRLVLFRTYLRHDAERLSHHIYQLVEKWMERKR; encoded by the coding sequence ATGGCCGCTAAACGAAAGAAAGAAAGACTTCCCCGGATCGTCGTGATCGGCGGCGGCACGGGACTGTCCGTCATGCTGCGCGGGCTGAAGGAGAAGCCGCTCGACATTACCGCCATCGTGACGGTGGCGGACGACGGCGGCAGCTCCGGCATTTTGCGCAGCGAGCTGCAGATGCCCCCGCCGGGCGATATCCGAAACGTGCTGATCGCCCTCGCCGACGTGGAGCCGCTGCTTGCCAACGTGCTGCAGTACCGGTTCAACAACGGCACGGGACTTGCCGGCCACAGCCTCGGAAACCTGATGCTGGCGGCCATGACCGACATCGCCGGCGATTTTGTCACCGGAATCCGCCAGCTGAGCCGCGTGCTTGCCGTGCGCGGGCGCGTGCTGCCCGCGGCCGGTCAGGCGATCATCCTGCATGCCGAGATGGCCGACGGGACGATTGTGACCGGCGAATCGAACATTCCGAAGGCCGGCCAGGCGATCAAGCGGGTCTTCATCGAGCCGGAGAACGTCGAGCCGCTGGAGGAGGCGGTGGAGGCGATCCGGGAGGCCGACGCGATTCTGATCGGACCCGGAAGCCTGTATACGAGCATAATCCCCAACCTGCTCGTACCGAAGCTGGCGCAAAGCATCGTCGAATCGGATGCGGTGAAGCTGTTCATCTGCAATGTGATGACGCAGCCCGGGGAGACGGACGATTATTCGGTCGGCGATCACCTGAAGGCGGTTCACGCGCATGTCGGGCATCATTTATTCGATTATATCATCGTCAATAACGGTGAAATTCCGCCGCAGGTGCAGCTGAAATACGCCGAGAAAGGCGCCAAAGCCGTCCATCTCGATCTTGAGGAGGTGGAAAGCAGGGGTTACAAGGTCATCGCCGACCGGCTCGTGCTGTTCCGCACCTATTTGCGCCATGACGCCGAAAGACTGAGCCACCATATTTACCAGCTGGTCGAAAAATGGATGGAACGAAAGAGGTGA